A DNA window from Ornithobacterium rhinotracheale DSM 15997 contains the following coding sequences:
- the rplP gene encoding 50S ribosomal protein L16: MLQPKRTKFRKQQKNVGKGNDYRGTQLAFGTFGIKALEDKWITARQIEAARIAATRYMKREGSIWIKIFPDKPITKKPQEVRMGKGKGAPEYWAAPVRPGRILFEIGGIPRATAEEALRLAAQKLPVKTKFVVARDYRED, from the coding sequence ATGTTACAACCAAAAAGAACTAAATTCAGAAAACAGCAGAAAAATGTAGGTAAAGGAAACGATTACAGAGGTACTCAATTAGCTTTTGGTACTTTTGGGATCAAAGCCCTTGAAGACAAATGGATAACTGCAAGACAAATTGAAGCAGCTCGTATCGCTGCTACTAGATATATGAAACGTGAAGGAAGTATTTGGATTAAAATATTTCCAGATAAGCCAATTACCAAGAAACCTCAAGAGGTACGTATGGGTAAAGGTAAAGGTGCTCCAGAATATTGGGCAGCACCTGTTCGCCCAGGTCGTATCTTGTTCGAAATTGGTGGAATTCCGAGAGCGACTGCTGAAGAAGCATTGCGCTTAGCAGCACAAAAGCTTCCTGTTAAAACTAAATTTGTTGTTGCAAGAGATTATAGAGAAGATTAA
- the rplW gene encoding 50S ribosomal protein L23 produces MSIILKPVITEKATNDSELNNRYAFLVNTKSNKIEIKKAVQELYNVEVVSVKTMIYAPKIKSRYTKSGLQVGATNKLKKAIVEVAEGQEIDLYGNI; encoded by the coding sequence ATGAGTATAATTTTAAAGCCGGTAATTACCGAAAAAGCTACCAACGATTCAGAATTAAATAATCGTTATGCTTTCTTAGTGAATACAAAATCAAACAAGATTGAAATTAAGAAAGCAGTACAGGAATTGTACAATGTTGAAGTAGTGTCTGTGAAGACCATGATCTATGCGCCGAAAATTAAATCAAGATATACTAAATCTGGATTGCAAGTAGGTGCTACTAATAAATTGAAAAAAGCTATTGTTGAAGTAGCTGAAGGGCAAGAAATCGATTTATACGGTAACATTTAA
- the rplR gene encoding 50S ribosomal protein L18, with product MALNKTQKRLKIKRRVRKNIFGTAEKPRLSVYRSNKEIYAQIIDDTKGVTLVSSSSRDKSVASEGTKTEVSTLVGKRVAELALAAGIETVVFDRNGFLYHGRIKALADGAREGGLNF from the coding sequence ATGGCACTTAATAAAACTCAAAAAAGATTAAAAATAAAAAGAAGAGTACGCAAAAATATTTTTGGTACTGCTGAAAAACCTAGATTGTCTGTTTATAGATCTAATAAAGAAATTTATGCTCAGATTATAGACGATACAAAAGGTGTTACTTTAGTATCTAGTTCTTCTAGAGATAAATCAGTTGCTAGTGAGGGAACTAAAACAGAAGTTTCTACATTGGTAGGTAAAAGAGTAGCGGAGCTTGCTTTAGCAGCAGGTATCGAAACAGTAGTTTTCGACCGTAATGGATTTTTATATCATGGTAGAATCAAAGCTTTGGCAGACGGAGCTAGAGAAGGAGGTTTAAATTTCTAA
- the rpsH gene encoding 30S ribosomal protein S8, producing the protein MMTDPISDFLTRIRNAMMAGHKLVEVPASNMRKDITKILFDQGYILNYKFVDEGYQGTIKIALKYDKKTNVPAIRKIVRVSKPGLRKYSSSKELPRVLNGLGIAIVSTSHGVMTDKQARQENVGGEVLCYVY; encoded by the coding sequence ATAATGACAGACCCAATATCAGATTTTTTAACGCGTATTAGAAACGCGATGATGGCTGGACACAAATTGGTAGAAGTACCTGCATCTAACATGAGAAAGGATATTACTAAAATCTTATTTGATCAAGGTTATATCTTGAACTATAAATTTGTAGATGAAGGCTACCAAGGAACTATTAAAATAGCTCTTAAATACGATAAGAAGACTAATGTTCCTGCAATTAGAAAAATTGTAAGAGTTTCTAAACCAGGTTTAAGAAAATACTCTTCATCAAAAGAATTGCCTAGAGTATTGAACGGATTAGGTATTGCAATTGTATCTACATCTCATGGAGTGATGACAGATAAACAAGCCAGACAAGAAAATGTTGGTGGCGAAGTTTTATGTTATGTATATTAA
- the rplB gene encoding 50S ribosomal protein L2 → MSVRKLKPITPAQRFRIVNNYEEVTTNKPEKSLTKGKSKSGGRNNSGRMTMRFIGGGHKQKYRIIDFKRDRHEEAEVVSIEYDPNRTSFIALVQYADGEKRYVIAQNGLKVGDKITSGERVEVEVGNAMKLKNMPLGTVISCIELRPGQGAIIARSAGSYAQLVARDGKFATIKMPSGEVRLILVECMATVGAVSNSDHQLVVSGKAGRSRWLGRRPRTRSMVMNPVDHPMGGGEGRATGGIPRNKNGIPAKGYKTRSKKKASNKYIIQRRKK, encoded by the coding sequence ATGTCAGTAAGAAAATTAAAACCAATAACACCAGCGCAAAGATTTCGTATCGTAAATAATTACGAAGAGGTTACTACAAATAAGCCAGAGAAATCTTTGACTAAAGGTAAGAGCAAATCCGGAGGTAGAAATAACTCTGGTCGTATGACAATGCGTTTTATCGGTGGTGGTCATAAGCAAAAATACCGTATCATCGATTTTAAAAGAGATAGACACGAAGAAGCTGAAGTAGTTTCTATAGAGTATGATCCAAATAGAACATCTTTTATCGCTTTAGTGCAGTATGCAGATGGTGAGAAAAGATATGTTATCGCTCAAAATGGATTGAAAGTTGGTGATAAAATCACTAGCGGTGAGCGTGTTGAAGTAGAAGTTGGAAATGCAATGAAATTGAAAAACATGCCATTAGGTACTGTAATTTCTTGCATCGAATTAAGACCAGGGCAAGGAGCAATTATTGCAAGAAGTGCTGGTTCTTATGCACAATTAGTAGCAAGAGATGGTAAATTTGCTACTATTAAAATGCCTTCTGGAGAGGTGAGATTAATCCTTGTAGAATGTATGGCAACTGTAGGTGCTGTTTCGAACTCAGACCATCAATTAGTAGTGAGTGGTAAAGCAGGTAGAAGCAGATGGTTAGGTAGAAGACCTAGAACTCGTTCTATGGTAATGAACCCAGTAGATCACCCAATGGGTGGTGGTGAAGGACGTGCAACTGGTGGTATTCCAAGAAACAAAAATGGAATTCCTGCTAAAGGTTATAAAACACGTTCTAAGAAAAAAGCATCTAATAAGTATATCATTCAAAGAAGAAAGAAATAA
- the rpsS gene encoding 30S ribosomal protein S19, whose product MARSLKKGPYIHYKLEKKVQANIESGKKTVIKTWSRASMISPDFVGQTIAVHNGKQFIPVYVTENMVGHKLGEFSPTRTFRGHAGNAKNKGKK is encoded by the coding sequence ATGGCACGTTCATTAAAAAAAGGACCCTATATTCACTATAAATTAGAGAAAAAAGTCCAAGCTAATATAGAAAGCGGAAAGAAAACTGTTATTAAAACTTGGTCTCGTGCATCTATGATATCGCCAGATTTTGTTGGTCAAACCATAGCTGTGCACAATGGAAAGCAATTTATCCCAGTGTATGTTACAGAAAACATGGTAGGGCATAAATTAGGTGAATTTTCTCCTACTCGTACTTTCCGAGGTCACGCAGGTAACGCTAAAAATAAAGGTAAAAAGTAA
- the rplN gene encoding 50S ribosomal protein L14, protein MVQQESRLKVADNTGAREALVIRVLGGTGKRYASIGDKIVISIKDATPAGNVKKGQVSKAVVVRTKKEVRRKDGSYIRFDDNACVLLDNNGEMRGTRVFGPVARELRDKQYMKIISLAPEVL, encoded by the coding sequence ATGGTACAACAAGAATCTAGATTAAAAGTAGCTGATAACACTGGAGCAAGGGAAGCTCTAGTGATTAGAGTTTTAGGTGGTACAGGTAAACGCTACGCTTCTATCGGAGACAAAATCGTGATTTCAATCAAAGATGCTACTCCAGCTGGAAACGTAAAAAAAGGACAAGTGTCTAAAGCGGTTGTCGTACGCACAAAAAAAGAAGTAAGACGCAAAGATGGTTCTTATATCCGTTTTGATGACAATGCTTGTGTTTTATTAGATAATAACGGAGAGATGAGAGGTACCCGTGTATTCGGACCAGTAGCTCGTGAATTACGTGATAAACAATATATGAAAATTATATCTCTGGCTCCAGAGGTATTATAA
- the rplF gene encoding 50S ribosomal protein L6, whose product MSRIGFASIDVPSGITVSFSNNVVTVKGKSAELVQELKEGFNIKIEDGVLTVERPSDSKEDKSLHGLYRALINNMVEGLDKGFTKELELVGVGYRASNQGQKLDLSLGFSHNIIIELPEEVKVETVTEKGKNPIIKLSSYDKQLLGMVAAKIRGFRKPEPYKGKGVKFVGEEIRRKAGKSA is encoded by the coding sequence ATGTCACGAATAGGTTTTGCTAGTATAGATGTACCGAGCGGTATTACAGTTAGTTTTTCTAACAATGTAGTTACCGTTAAAGGAAAATCAGCAGAGTTAGTACAAGAATTAAAAGAGGGCTTCAATATCAAAATTGAAGATGGAGTTTTAACCGTAGAAAGACCTTCGGATTCAAAAGAAGATAAATCCCTTCATGGGTTATATAGAGCTTTAATCAATAATATGGTTGAAGGTTTAGATAAAGGTTTTACCAAAGAATTAGAGTTAGTAGGGGTAGGTTACAGAGCGTCTAATCAAGGACAAAAACTTGACTTATCTTTAGGTTTCTCTCACAATATTATTATTGAACTTCCAGAAGAAGTGAAAGTAGAAACTGTTACAGAAAAAGGTAAAAACCCAATTATAAAACTTTCGTCTTATGATAAACAACTTTTAGGAATGGTTGCTGCTAAAATCAGAGGATTTAGAAAACCAGAACCATATAAAGGAAAAGGTGTTAAATTCGTAGGAGAAGAAATCCGTAGAAAAGCAGGTAAGTCTGCATAA
- the rplX gene encoding 50S ribosomal protein L24 — MAQVKLKIKKGDQVVVLSGSDKGKKGEVLQVRPKDNKAIVQGVNVIKKHTKPSAQNPQGGILETEAPIQISNLAIVDPETGKPTRVGFRIEGDKKVRFAKKSGKTL; from the coding sequence ATGGCACAGGTAAAGTTAAAAATAAAAAAGGGAGACCAGGTTGTAGTTTTATCAGGAAGTGATAAAGGTAAAAAAGGTGAAGTATTACAAGTAAGACCAAAAGACAATAAAGCTATTGTACAAGGTGTAAATGTAATCAAAAAACACACTAAGCCTTCAGCACAGAATCCACAAGGTGGAATTTTAGAAACCGAAGCTCCTATTCAAATTTCTAATTTAGCAATCGTTGATCCAGAGACAGGAAAACCTACAAGAGTTGGATTCCGTATAGAAGGAGATAAAAAAGTACGATTTGCTAAGAAATCAGGAAAAACATTATAA
- the fusA gene encoding elongation factor G — translation MSRDLKFTRNIGIAAHIDAGKTTTTERILFYTGRSHKIGEVHEGAATMDWMEQEAERGITITSAATTCTWVFPKHNGKPLPNAHDYHFNIIDTPGHVDFTVEVNRSLRVLDGLVFLFSAVDGVEPQSETNWRLADNYKVPRLGFVNKMDRQGSNFLAVCTQVKEMLGSNAVPIVLNIGDEADFRGVVDLVKNKAIVWHDETQGATFDEIEIPEELKAQAAELRAKLIEEVAAYDENLLEKFMEDENSITEDEIHAALRAATLDMAIIPMMCGSSFKNKGVQFMLDAVCRYLPAPTDIEAIEGTNPNTGELEVRKPSVDEPFAALAFKIATDPFVGRLAFFRAYSGHLDAGSYVLNNRSGNKERISRIYQMHANKQEPLEYIEAGDIGAAVGFKDIKTGDTLSAENAPIVLESMEFPDPVIGIAVEPKSKADMDKLGMALAKLAEEDPTFQVRTDEKSGQTVISGMGELHLDIIVDRLKREFKVEVNQGQPQVEYKEAIMGSADHRETYKKQTGGRGKFADIVFTIEPADEGVVGLQFINEIKGGNIPKEYIPSVEKGFKEAMKNGPLAGYEVDSMKVTLKDGSFHPVDSDQLSFELAAKLGFKAAAKKAKPAIMEPIMKLEILTPEENMGDIVGDLNRRRGVPSGMSDRNNAKVIKATVPLSEMFGYVTSLRTLSSGRATSTMEFEKYEAAPQNIADEVVAKAKGNEE, via the coding sequence ATGTCAAGAGATTTAAAATTTACAAGAAACATTGGTATTGCAGCTCACATCGATGCTGGGAAAACAACAACTACAGAGCGTATTTTGTTCTATACAGGTCGTTCACACAAAATTGGTGAGGTGCACGAAGGTGCAGCTACCATGGACTGGATGGAGCAAGAAGCTGAAAGGGGTATTACAATTACCTCAGCAGCAACTACTTGTACTTGGGTGTTCCCAAAGCATAATGGTAAGCCGCTACCGAATGCACACGATTATCATTTTAACATTATCGATACTCCGGGCCACGTTGACTTTACCGTAGAGGTAAACCGTTCATTGCGTGTACTTGATGGGTTAGTTTTCTTGTTCAGTGCCGTTGATGGTGTTGAGCCTCAGTCAGAAACTAACTGGAGATTAGCTGATAACTATAAAGTTCCTAGATTAGGTTTCGTTAACAAGATGGACCGTCAAGGTTCAAACTTCTTAGCTGTTTGTACACAGGTTAAAGAAATGCTAGGTTCTAATGCTGTGCCAATCGTATTAAATATTGGTGATGAAGCTGATTTTAGAGGAGTAGTAGACTTAGTGAAAAACAAAGCTATTGTGTGGCACGATGAAACTCAAGGAGCTACTTTCGATGAAATCGAGATTCCAGAAGAATTAAAAGCACAAGCTGCTGAGCTTAGAGCGAAACTTATCGAGGAGGTTGCTGCTTATGATGAAAATCTTTTAGAGAAATTCATGGAAGATGAAAACAGCATCACTGAAGATGAGATTCACGCTGCTTTGAGAGCTGCTACATTGGATATGGCTATCATCCCAATGATGTGTGGTTCTTCGTTTAAAAACAAAGGAGTTCAATTCATGTTAGATGCGGTATGTAGATACTTGCCAGCTCCAACTGATATTGAAGCAATTGAAGGTACTAATCCAAATACAGGAGAGCTTGAAGTTAGAAAACCTTCAGTAGATGAGCCTTTTGCTGCGTTAGCATTTAAGATTGCAACAGATCCATTCGTTGGTCGTTTAGCATTCTTTAGAGCATATTCTGGTCACTTAGATGCTGGTTCATATGTGTTGAACAACAGATCAGGTAACAAAGAGCGTATCTCTCGTATTTATCAAATGCACGCAAACAAACAAGAGCCTCTAGAATATATCGAAGCTGGAGACATTGGAGCAGCTGTAGGATTTAAAGATATTAAAACTGGAGATACATTGTCAGCTGAAAATGCGCCAATCGTATTAGAAAGTATGGAATTCCCAGATCCGGTAATCGGTATCGCAGTTGAGCCAAAATCTAAAGCAGATATGGATAAGCTTGGTATGGCTTTAGCTAAATTAGCTGAAGAAGATCCAACTTTCCAAGTTAGAACTGATGAGAAATCAGGGCAAACTGTGATTTCTGGTATGGGTGAGCTTCACTTAGATATTATTGTAGACCGTTTGAAGAGAGAGTTTAAGGTAGAAGTTAACCAAGGTCAACCTCAAGTTGAGTACAAAGAGGCGATCATGGGTAGCGCAGATCACCGTGAAACTTATAAGAAACAAACTGGTGGTCGTGGTAAATTTGCTGATATCGTATTTACTATCGAGCCTGCAGATGAAGGAGTTGTTGGTCTTCAGTTTATCAACGAAATTAAAGGTGGTAACATTCCAAAAGAATATATTCCATCTGTAGAAAAAGGTTTCAAAGAAGCTATGAAAAACGGTCCGTTGGCTGGATATGAAGTAGATTCAATGAAAGTAACCTTGAAAGATGGTTCATTCCACCCTGTGGATTCAGATCAATTATCGTTCGAATTAGCTGCAAAACTTGGTTTCAAAGCTGCTGCTAAGAAAGCGAAACCAGCGATTATGGAGCCAATTATGAAATTGGAAATCCTTACTCCTGAAGAAAACATGGGAGATATTGTAGGAGACTTGAACAGAAGAAGAGGTGTTCCTTCAGGAATGAGTGATAGAAACAACGCTAAAGTAATTAAAGCCACAGTTCCATTATCTGAAATGTTTGGATATGTAACATCTTTAAGAACTTTATCTTCTGGTCGTGCAACTTCTACAATGGAGTTTGAAAAATACGAAGCTGCTCCGCAAAACATTGCAGATGAAGTGGTAGCTAAAGCAAAAGGTAACGAAGAATAA
- the rplC gene encoding 50S ribosomal protein L3: protein MSGIIGKKIAMTSLYDANGKNIPCTIIEAGPCVVTQVRTVETDGYSSVQLGFDDKKEKNAGKALTGHFKKAGTTPKHKLVEFYGDFVNELSLGQEVKVDLFKEGEFVDITGTSKGKGFQGVVKRHGFGGVGQSTHGQHNRLRAPGSIGAGSDPSRVFKGMRMAGRTGGKKVTVQNLQVVKVDEEKNLIIVKGAVPGPKNSYVILRRWK, encoded by the coding sequence ATGTCAGGAATTATTGGAAAAAAGATCGCGATGACAAGCTTGTACGATGCGAACGGGAAAAATATTCCGTGTACCATCATTGAAGCAGGTCCTTGCGTTGTAACGCAGGTCAGAACTGTTGAAACAGACGGGTATAGCTCTGTTCAATTAGGTTTCGATGACAAGAAAGAGAAGAATGCTGGTAAAGCGCTTACTGGGCACTTTAAAAAAGCTGGCACTACACCAAAACATAAATTGGTGGAGTTTTATGGTGATTTTGTAAATGAGTTGTCTTTAGGGCAAGAAGTAAAAGTTGACTTATTCAAAGAAGGTGAGTTTGTTGACATCACAGGAACTTCTAAAGGAAAAGGATTCCAAGGTGTTGTTAAACGTCACGGATTTGGTGGAGTTGGTCAATCAACTCACGGTCAGCACAACAGACTTAGAGCTCCAGGTTCTATCGGTGCAGGTTCAGATCCTTCAAGAGTATTTAAAGGAATGAGAATGGCTGGTCGTACAGGAGGTAAAAAGGTTACTGTTCAGAATTTACAAGTTGTTAAAGTAGACGAGGAAAAGAACCTTATCATTGTAAAAGGTGCTGTACCTGGTCCTAAAAATTCATACGTAATATTAAGAAGATGGAAGTAG
- the rplV gene encoding 50S ribosomal protein L22 encodes MGVRKHNSAQALKESKKSLAFAKLNNCPTSPRKMRLVADIIRGENVNRALYILRYSKKEASVRLEKLLLSAIANWQNKNENADVEDANLFVKEVYVDSARQLKRLRPAPQGRAHRIRKRSNHVTLILGSRTEENQQ; translated from the coding sequence ATGGGAGTTAGAAAACATAACAGTGCTCAGGCATTAAAAGAATCTAAGAAAAGTTTAGCGTTTGCTAAACTTAACAATTGTCCTACCTCTCCTCGTAAGATGAGACTTGTAGCAGACATAATTAGAGGCGAGAATGTCAATAGAGCATTATATATTTTAAGATATTCAAAGAAAGAAGCATCTGTAAGATTAGAGAAATTATTATTATCAGCGATTGCTAACTGGCAAAACAAAAATGAGAATGCTGATGTAGAGGATGCTAACTTGTTTGTGAAAGAGGTATATGTGGATAGCGCTAGACAATTAAAAAGATTGCGTCCAGCACCACAAGGTAGAGCTCACAGAATTAGAAAAAGATCTAACCATGTGACTTTAATTTTAGGAAGTAGAACCGAAGAGAATCAGCAATAA
- the rpsQ gene encoding 30S ribosomal protein S17, with protein MERNLRKERVGLVKSNKMDKTIVVAETKRQKHPMYGKFVLKTKTYKAHDEKNECNEGDTVRIMETRPLSKDKRWRVVEIIERAK; from the coding sequence ATGGAAAGAAATTTAAGAAAAGAACGTGTAGGTTTGGTAAAAAGCAATAAGATGGATAAAACTATCGTAGTTGCTGAGACTAAAAGACAGAAGCACCCAATGTATGGTAAATTCGTTCTTAAAACAAAAACATACAAAGCTCATGATGAGAAAAATGAGTGCAATGAGGGTGATACAGTAAGAATTATGGAAACTCGTCCATTAAGTAAAGATAAAAGATGGAGAGTAGTAGAAATTATAGAAAGAGCTAAGTAA
- the rpsJ gene encoding 30S ribosomal protein S10, producing the protein MSQKIRIKLKSYDHNLVDKSAEKIVKTVKTTGAVVNGPIPLPTNKRIFTVLRSPHVNKKAREQFELNSHKRLLDIYSSSSKTVDALMKLELPSGVEVEIKV; encoded by the coding sequence ATGAGTCAAAAAATAAGAATAAAACTTAAATCTTACGATCACAATTTAGTAGATAAATCTGCTGAGAAGATTGTAAAAACTGTAAAAACTACAGGTGCAGTGGTAAATGGTCCAATTCCATTACCAACTAACAAAAGAATTTTTACTGTATTGCGCTCACCTCACGTAAATAAAAAAGCGCGTGAGCAGTTTGAATTAAATTCACACAAACGCCTTCTAGATATTTATTCATCATCATCTAAAACAGTTGATGCTTTAATGAAACTAGAATTGCCAAGTGGTGTTGAAGTAGAAATCAAAGTGTAG
- the rpsC gene encoding 30S ribosomal protein S3, whose protein sequence is MGQKTNPIGNRLGIIRGWDSNWYGGRNYGDKIAEDAKIRKYLNVRLAKANLSSIYIERTLKLITVTLTTARPGIIIGKGGTEVDKLKEELKKLTGKDVQINIFEIKRPELDATLVAESIARQIENRISYRRAVKMAIASAMRMNAEGIKVQVSGRLNGAEMARSETYKEGRIPLSTFRADIDYHVSEAHTTYGRLGIKVWIMKGEVYGKRELSPLTGLKKNKKTGGKRRERSKRGGRKRS, encoded by the coding sequence ATGGGTCAGAAAACAAATCCAATAGGAAATAGATTAGGTATCATCAGAGGTTGGGACTCTAACTGGTATGGTGGTAGAAACTATGGAGATAAAATTGCCGAAGATGCTAAAATTAGAAAGTACTTAAATGTACGTTTGGCTAAAGCAAACTTATCTAGCATCTATATTGAAAGAACATTAAAATTAATTACTGTTACCTTAACTACGGCTCGTCCAGGTATCATCATCGGAAAAGGAGGGACTGAAGTAGATAAGTTAAAAGAAGAGTTGAAAAAACTTACAGGTAAAGATGTTCAAATCAATATTTTTGAAATTAAAAGACCTGAATTAGACGCTACATTAGTTGCTGAAAGTATTGCAAGACAAATCGAAAATCGTATTTCTTATAGAAGAGCGGTTAAGATGGCAATAGCATCGGCAATGAGAATGAATGCTGAGGGAATTAAGGTTCAAGTTTCTGGTCGTTTAAATGGAGCTGAAATGGCTCGCTCAGAAACTTATAAAGAAGGTAGAATTCCATTGTCTACATTTAGAGCTGATATTGATTATCATGTTTCTGAAGCACACACTACTTATGGTAGATTAGGTATTAAAGTGTGGATAATGAAAGGTGAAGTGTATGGTAAGAGAGAATTATCTCCACTTACTGGATTAAAGAAAAATAAGAAAACAGGCGGTAAGCGTAGAGAGCGCAGTAAACGCGGTGGTCGTAAAAGATCATAA
- the rpmC gene encoding 50S ribosomal protein L29, which produces MKASDIKELTVEELRDKIAEEKANYDLLKINHGMSPIENPIQLRNLRKTIARLNTELTKKLNESQAK; this is translated from the coding sequence ATGAAAGCATCAGATATTAAGGAATTAACAGTAGAAGAATTAAGAGACAAAATTGCTGAAGAAAAAGCAAACTATGATTTATTAAAAATTAATCATGGGATGTCTCCGATCGAAAATCCAATCCAATTGCGTAATTTACGTAAAACGATTGCGAGATTGAATACGGAATTGACTAAGAAACTAAATGAATCACAAGCAAAATAA
- the rplD gene encoding 50S ribosomal protein L4 gives MEVVVLDKLGKETAKKIQLDDAIFGIEPSEHTVYLEIKQHLANKRQGTHKSKERSEVAGSTRKIKRQKGTGGARAGDIKNPLFKGGGRVFGPRPRNYGFKLNKAQKRVAKKSVLSQKVLDNALKVVEDINFDAPKTKNFNELLNNLSLSNKKSLFVLGEPNKFVYLSSRNLQNVKVVNFSELTSYDIVNASELVLFESSVEKIQENLRK, from the coding sequence ATGGAAGTAGTAGTATTAGACAAATTAGGCAAAGAGACAGCTAAGAAAATTCAGCTAGACGATGCTATCTTTGGTATTGAGCCAAGCGAGCATACCGTTTATCTTGAAATTAAACAGCATCTTGCAAATAAAAGACAAGGTACTCATAAATCTAAAGAAAGAAGCGAAGTCGCTGGAAGTACTAGAAAAATTAAAAGACAAAAAGGTACTGGAGGAGCAAGAGCAGGTGATATTAAAAACCCATTATTTAAAGGTGGAGGTAGAGTATTTGGACCAAGACCAAGAAATTACGGTTTTAAATTAAATAAAGCTCAAAAAAGAGTAGCAAAAAAATCTGTTCTTAGCCAAAAAGTTCTTGACAATGCACTAAAAGTTGTAGAAGATATCAACTTTGATGCACCGAAAACTAAAAACTTTAACGAGTTATTGAACAATTTATCTCTATCAAATAAAAAATCTTTATTTGTATTGGGAGAACCAAATAAATTCGTATATTTGTCGTCCCGAAATTTGCAAAATGTTAAAGTTGTAAACTTTTCAGAGTTAACAAGTTACGATATTGTGAATGCTTCGGAATTAGTTTTGTTTGAAAGTTCAGTAGAAAAAATTCAAGAAAATTTAAGAAAGTAA
- the rplE gene encoding 50S ribosomal protein L5, with amino-acid sequence MSTEKYIPRPAKLYKDKIVAAMKEEFGYSSVMQVPRLVKIVVSQGLGDAVSDKKVIEYSIEEITNITGQKAVATLSKKDVASFKLRKDMPIGVKVTLRDEKMYEFLDRLITTALPRVRDFNGINPNGFDGRGNYNLGITEQIIFPEINIDKVKKIQGMDITFVTTANTDKEAKSLLEKFGLPFKKNN; translated from the coding sequence ATGAGTACAGAAAAATACATACCACGTCCTGCTAAATTATATAAGGATAAGATTGTAGCGGCTATGAAAGAAGAGTTTGGTTACTCTTCTGTGATGCAAGTTCCAAGATTGGTGAAAATCGTAGTGAGCCAAGGATTAGGAGACGCTGTTTCTGACAAAAAAGTGATTGAATATTCAATTGAAGAAATCACTAATATCACTGGTCAAAAAGCAGTGGCAACTTTGTCTAAAAAAGATGTCGCTTCTTTTAAACTAAGAAAAGATATGCCAATCGGGGTTAAAGTAACCCTTAGAGACGAAAAAATGTACGAATTCTTAGATAGATTAATCACCACAGCCTTACCACGAGTGAGAGACTTTAATGGTATTAATCCAAATGGATTTGATGGTCGTGGTAATTATAACTTAGGTATTACCGAACAAATTATTTTCCCTGAAATCAATATTGATAAGGTGAAAAAAATTCAAGGTATGGACATTACATTTGTAACGACTGCTAATACAGACAAAGAAGCTAAATCTTTGCTAGAAAAATTCGGATTACCTTTTAAAAAGAATAATTAA
- the rpsN gene encoding 30S ribosomal protein S14 produces the protein MAKESMKARERKREKLVEKYAEKRKALKEAGDYEALQKLPKNASPVRLHNRCKLTGRPKGYMRQFGLSRVQFRELANKGLIPGVKKASW, from the coding sequence ATGGCTAAAGAAAGTATGAAAGCGCGTGAGCGCAAAAGAGAAAAACTGGTAGAAAAATATGCTGAAAAAAGAAAAGCTTTGAAAGAAGCTGGCGATTATGAAGCATTACAAAAATTGCCTAAAAATGCATCTCCTGTAAGATTACATAATAGATGTAAACTTACTGGTAGACCAAAAGGGTATATGCGTCAGTTTGGATTGTCTCGTGTTCAGTTCCGAGAATTAGCCAATAAAGGATTAATCCCAGGAGTTAAAAAAGCGAGTTGGTAA